From Ficedula albicollis isolate OC2 chromosome 20, FicAlb1.5, whole genome shotgun sequence, one genomic window encodes:
- the AAR2 gene encoding protein AAR2 homolog, protein MPEQECLSRPRDGTQIRFSELPRQAFPAGASPAEITRHSMDLSYALQRVMEQRYPGRPLGLLAELQFAFICFLIGNVYDAFEHWKRLLNILCRSEEAMGKYQDLYINLISVLYHQLNEIPADFFVDIVSQDNFLTSTLQVLFSCTCSSAVDETLRKKAEKFKAHLTKKFKWDFEAEPDDCAPVVVQLPEGVQVD, encoded by the exons ATGCCCGAGCAGGAATGCCTGAGCC ggcCGCGGGACGGCACCCAGATCCGCTTCTCCGAGCTGCCCCGGCAGGCCTTCCCCGCCGGGGCCAGCCCCGCCGAGATCACCCGGCACAGCATGGACCTGAGCTACGCCCTGCAGCGCGTCATGGAGCAGCGCTACCCCGGCCGGCCGCTGGGCCTGCTCG CTGAGTTGCAGTTTGCCTTCATCTGCTTCCTGATTGGCAATGTGTACGATGCCTTTGAGCACTGGAAAAGACTCCTGAACATCCTGTGCCGCTCAGAGGAGGCCATGGGGAAGTACCAGGACCTTTACATCAacctcatttctgtgctgtatcACCAGCTCAACGAGATcccagcagatttttttgtggaCATTGTCTCCCAAGACAACTTTTTAACCAGCACCTTACAG GTGCTGTtctcctgcacctgcagctctgctgtggatgAGACTCTGAGGAAAAAGGCTGAGAAGTTCAAGGCTCACCTGACGAAGAAGTTCAAGTGGGACTTTGAGGCAGAGCCTGATGACTGTGCCCCTGTGGTGGTCCAGCTGCCTGAGGGTGTGCAGGTGGACTGA